The nucleotide sequence CTCGATACTGTGCAATCTCAGGACGTGGTGACCTTCACAGGTTCGGCAAGTACAGGGAGAACACTTAAAAATCATCCGCAACTAATAGAAGAATCTGTACCCTTCACTATGGAAGCCGATTCCTTAAATGCCTCTATTTTAGGTGAGGACGCGGTTTCGGGTACTCCGGAGTTTGATTTGTTTATCAAAGAAGTGCGCAATGAGATGACTGTAAAATGCGGACAAAAATGTACAGCCATAAGACGCATCATTGTTCCTGAAAAACTAGTGGAAGACGTTCAGATCGCTTTGGGTAAAGCCTTGGATAAAGTGACCATCGGCGATCCGCGTTTAAAGGAAGTTCGAATGGGATCCTTGGTTAATGACGCACAACGCAATTCGGTAAAGGAACAAATAGGGAAGATTACCAAAACCGCGCAAATCGTCTACGGAACTCTCGATGAGGTAGAAACACTGGGTGCCGATTCTAAAAAGGGAGCCTTCTTTAAACCGGTATTGCTGCGTGAAGACAAGCCCTTACAGAACGAAGCGGCACATATCACTGAAGCGTTTGGACCTGTAAGTACTTTGATGCCGTACAAGGATCTCAATGAAGCCATTACACTATCAAAAATGGGTAAAGGATCTCTGGTGAGTTCCATTGTCACGAACGACAACAAAATTGCGAAAGAATATACAGTTGCTGCGGCAACACATCACGGAAGAATCCTCGTTCTTAACCGGGAAAGTGCCAAGCAAAGCACGGGTCATGGCTCGCCTTTACCTAATCTCATCCATGGTGGTCCGGGACGGGCAGGAGGTGGAGAAGAAATGGGTGGCATGCGGGGTATAAAACATTATTTACAGCGTTGTGCCATACAGGGCTCTCCAACAACACTAACCGAAATCACCGGAATCTATCAGCCAAAAGCAGACTATAAGGATGCACAAAACCATCCGTTTTCCTATCACTGGGAAGATATCGAACCGGGCATGTCACTTATGACCCATAAGCGGACGATTACCGATGGGGATATTGTAAATTTTGCCAACCTAACCTGGGATCACTTTTACGCACATACCGATATTACCTCTTTGGAAGGAAGTATTTTCGAAAAAAGAACCGCTCATGGCTACTTCATACTGGCGGCAGCTGCCGGCTTATTTGTATACCCAAATAAGGGACCTGTTGCCGCAAACTACGGATTGGAAGAATGCAGATTTCTTCGGCCGATCTATCATAACGATACAGTCTATGTGCGACTTACCTGCAAACAGAAGATAGATCGCGATTCGCGAGGAAAAGAGCATCCATCGGGTATAGTAAAATGGTATGTTGAAGTTTTTGATGCTGAGCCGGCAGACGATCAGGAAGATCTGGTCGCTATTGCTACCATCCTTACCATGGTTCAGAAAAAGCAAACAGTATTTACTGAAATGACTTCAGAAAAGATTGAAGAACTACTCGGTAAATTAAAAGAAGACACCAAGCCGCTATGGGGAACTATGACGCCGCAGCAAATGGTTGAACATCTGGAATACACTTATAGAATAAAGGCAGGACAAATTCAGGATTTTGAAATTTCTACCCCTGAAAAATATATTGATAAAGTACAGGAAACCTTATACAATTATGAGCCGATGCCCAGAAACTACGACTTTCCCCTGGCTAAACAGGCTAAAATGGATATGCTAACCCATCCCGATCTGGAAACGGCTAAGAAGAAATTGCTGGAGGCACGGAATGAATATCTTCAGTATTATAAGGAAAATCCTGAAGCAACCACCAAAAATGCTGTTTTCGGAATCATCGGGAAGTACGATTCTTACCTGCTTGAACGTAAACATTTAAATCATCATTTTTCGCAATTCGGATTAATTTAAAACTTAAAATTTTGACTAAACCCTACGTAAAACAACATATAGAGAACGAAGTTTCAACTATCGAATTCTTTCATCCGGCACATAACAGCCTTCCGGGAGATATACTTGCGCAACTCGTGGATGAGATCAACAAGGCCGGTGCGGATATCAACGTAAAAGTGATCATTCTGAAAAGCGGAGGGGAACGTACATTTTGTGCTGGGGCGAGTTTTAAAGAACTTATCAATATTAATGACGCTGAAACGGGCCGTGTATTCTTCAGTGGATTTGCCAATGTGATCAATGCCATGCGTAAATGTCCTAAGTTCATTATTGGCCGAATCCAGGGGAAAACCGTTGGTGGAGGCGTAGGTGTGGCTTCGGCAACAGATTATTGTATGGCTACCAAATTTGCGGCTATTAAGTTAAGTGAACTTAATGTGGGAATCGGACCATTTGTCGTGGGGCCAGCAGTGGAACGTAAACTGGGTCTTAGCGGAATGTCTCAGATCGCTATTGATGCAAATACGTTTTACGATGCCGAATGGGCTCGCCAAAAAGGCTTGTATGCTCAGGTATTCGATACGACTGAAGCCATGGATGAAGCAGTTCAGGCATTCGCCGAAAACTTGTGCAGCTATAATCCCGAAGCGATGAAGGAGATGAAGCGGGTGATGTGGCAGGGTACTGAAAATTGGGATACCCTTTTGGCAGAAAGAGCAGCGATTAGTGGAAGATTGGTGCTAAGCGATTTCACAAAAGAGACTTTAAAACGATTTAAATAATGATCTACAGCTTTAACGGACATATTCCTGTGGTACACGAAAGCAGTTTTGTGCACCCCCTTGCAGCCGTGACCGGAAACGTGATCATTGGTAAGCATTGTTATATAGGTCCGGGAGCTGCGATACGCGGTGATTGGGGGGAGATCATTCTAAAGGACGGCGTAAATGTTCAGGAGAATTGTACGGTGCATATGTTTCCGGGAAAATCCATTGTACTCGAAGAAGGCGCGCACGTAGGTCATGGAGCTGTCATTC is from Constantimarinum furrinae and encodes:
- the paaZ gene encoding phenylacetic acid degradation bifunctional protein PaaZ, yielding MTKTQHYVTGKWVDGLGEGSPVLDSVTGEHFTSVTTEGLDVPAILQYGRDKGATLRKMTFQERGNMLKKLALYLTKRKDAFYELSYRTGATKIDSWIDIEGGFGNLFANASLRKLFPNQSYHVEGDPIDLSRGGRFMAHHIMVPREGVAVHINAFNFPVWGMLEKCAVNWMAGMPAVVLPAPQTAYLTEAVVKEIVASGILPEGAIQLISGTAKNILDTVQSQDVVTFTGSASTGRTLKNHPQLIEESVPFTMEADSLNASILGEDAVSGTPEFDLFIKEVRNEMTVKCGQKCTAIRRIIVPEKLVEDVQIALGKALDKVTIGDPRLKEVRMGSLVNDAQRNSVKEQIGKITKTAQIVYGTLDEVETLGADSKKGAFFKPVLLREDKPLQNEAAHITEAFGPVSTLMPYKDLNEAITLSKMGKGSLVSSIVTNDNKIAKEYTVAAATHHGRILVLNRESAKQSTGHGSPLPNLIHGGPGRAGGGEEMGGMRGIKHYLQRCAIQGSPTTLTEITGIYQPKADYKDAQNHPFSYHWEDIEPGMSLMTHKRTITDGDIVNFANLTWDHFYAHTDITSLEGSIFEKRTAHGYFILAAAAGLFVYPNKGPVAANYGLEECRFLRPIYHNDTVYVRLTCKQKIDRDSRGKEHPSGIVKWYVEVFDAEPADDQEDLVAIATILTMVQKKQTVFTEMTSEKIEELLGKLKEDTKPLWGTMTPQQMVEHLEYTYRIKAGQIQDFEISTPEKYIDKVQETLYNYEPMPRNYDFPLAKQAKMDMLTHPDLETAKKKLLEARNEYLQYYKENPEATTKNAVFGIIGKYDSYLLERKHLNHHFSQFGLI
- a CDS encoding enoyl-CoA hydratase/isomerase family protein, giving the protein MTKPYVKQHIENEVSTIEFFHPAHNSLPGDILAQLVDEINKAGADINVKVIILKSGGERTFCAGASFKELININDAETGRVFFSGFANVINAMRKCPKFIIGRIQGKTVGGGVGVASATDYCMATKFAAIKLSELNVGIGPFVVGPAVERKLGLSGMSQIAIDANTFYDAEWARQKGLYAQVFDTTEAMDEAVQAFAENLCSYNPEAMKEMKRVMWQGTENWDTLLAERAAISGRLVLSDFTKETLKRFK